From a single Streptomyces sp. NBC_01264 genomic region:
- a CDS encoding glycoside hydrolase family 3 protein: MPNHASRRTLLTVAAVAAATAAGAASATVGPARGPGGPAPDDARPGDRAPGRSTARHSSGAAPREAMERMGLAELVGQLFVSRVYGHSATEPDSEDAALNERAFGVRTPAELVARYHLGGIVYFGWAHNTRSPRQIAELSAGLQRAATAPANGVAGIPLLLSIDQEHGAVARVGRPATLLPGAMALGSLALGTGGSTAEARRAARLAGAELAAMGIRHNYAPVADVNVDPANPVIGVRSFGADPHAVAALVAAQIRGYQGAGVAATAKHFPGHGDTGTDSHVGLPLMTHTRARWEELDEPPFRAAVEAGVDVVMTAHIVFPALDPSGDPATLSRPIVTGILRERLGFRGVVVTDALDMAGVRQKYGDDRVPVLALKAGCDQLLNPPDLGLAVRSVLAAVESGELTRARIEESVLRILELKARRGLFDAPERDADTARAMDTVDAVVGIPAHLAAAGEIADRTTTLLANPVGLLPLDPADRPLLLVTGTDPASPTGTTGPPTSVLARELSALGCRATALPPARAVAAAPGNAAVLVCTYNVPEGESPQRELVTGLLATGVPVVLVAIRNPYDPARLPRCAAELATYTWTDVELRAAARVLTGTVRPVGRLPVPVPGRYPLGHGLAYG, translated from the coding sequence GTGCCGAACCACGCCTCCCGCCGGACCCTGCTCACCGTCGCCGCCGTGGCCGCCGCCACCGCCGCGGGGGCCGCCTCCGCCACGGTGGGCCCCGCCCGCGGCCCCGGCGGCCCGGCCCCCGACGACGCCCGGCCGGGGGACCGCGCGCCGGGGCGCTCCACCGCCCGTCACTCGTCGGGGGCCGCGCCGCGCGAGGCGATGGAGCGGATGGGCCTGGCCGAACTGGTCGGGCAGCTCTTCGTGTCGCGGGTCTACGGGCATTCGGCGACCGAACCCGACTCCGAGGACGCCGCGCTCAACGAGCGGGCGTTCGGGGTGCGCACCCCCGCCGAGCTGGTCGCCCGCTACCACCTCGGCGGGATCGTCTACTTCGGCTGGGCGCACAACACCCGCTCCCCGCGCCAGATCGCCGAGCTGTCGGCCGGGCTCCAGCGGGCAGCCACGGCCCCCGCGAACGGGGTCGCGGGCATCCCGCTGCTGCTCTCCATCGACCAGGAGCACGGCGCCGTCGCCCGCGTGGGCCGGCCCGCGACCCTGCTCCCGGGCGCCATGGCGCTGGGATCCCTGGCCCTGGGCACCGGCGGGTCCACCGCCGAGGCCCGCCGGGCCGCGCGCCTCGCGGGCGCCGAGCTGGCGGCCATGGGCATCCGGCACAACTACGCCCCCGTCGCCGACGTCAACGTCGACCCCGCCAACCCCGTCATCGGCGTACGGTCCTTCGGCGCCGACCCGCACGCCGTGGCGGCCCTGGTCGCGGCCCAGATCCGCGGCTACCAGGGGGCCGGGGTGGCCGCCACGGCCAAGCACTTCCCAGGGCACGGGGACACCGGCACCGACAGCCACGTCGGGCTGCCGCTGATGACGCACACCCGGGCCCGGTGGGAGGAGCTGGACGAGCCGCCGTTCCGGGCGGCCGTGGAGGCGGGCGTGGACGTGGTGATGACGGCGCACATCGTCTTCCCCGCGCTCGACCCCTCGGGGGATCCGGCGACCCTCTCGCGGCCGATCGTCACCGGGATCCTGCGCGAACGCCTGGGCTTCCGCGGAGTGGTGGTCACCGACGCCCTCGACATGGCCGGGGTCCGCCAGAAGTACGGGGACGACCGGGTCCCGGTCCTGGCCCTGAAGGCGGGCTGCGACCAGTTGCTGAACCCGCCGGACCTGGGGCTGGCCGTCCGCAGCGTGCTGGCCGCCGTGGAGTCCGGCGAGCTGACGCGGGCCCGGATCGAGGAGTCGGTGCTGCGGATCCTGGAGCTGAAGGCCCGCCGCGGGCTGTTCGACGCGCCGGAGCGGGACGCTGACACCGCGCGGGCGATGGACACGGTGGACGCGGTGGTCGGCATCCCGGCGCACCTGGCGGCCGCCGGGGAGATCGCGGACCGTACGACGACCCTGCTGGCCAACCCGGTGGGGCTGCTGCCGCTGGATCCGGCGGACCGGCCGCTGCTCCTGGTCACCGGGACCGACCCGGCCTCCCCCACGGGTACGACGGGGCCCCCTACCTCGGTACTGGCCCGGGAGCTGTCCGCGCTGGGCTGCCGGGCCACGGCCCTGCCGCCGGCCCGCGCGGTGGCGGCCGCACCCGGCAACGCGGCCGTGCTCGTGTGCACGTACAACGTCCCCGAGGGCGAGAGCCCGCAGCGCGAGCTGGTCACCGGGCTGCTGGCCACCGGGGTGCCGGTGGTCCTGGTGGCGATCCGCAATCCCTACGACCCCGCCCGGCTGCCGCGGTGCGCGGCCGAGCTGGCCACCTACACCTGGACGGACGTGGAGCTGCGGGCGGCGGCCCGGGTGCTCACCGGGACCGTACGGCCCGTCGGGCGCCTGCCCGTCCCGGTGCCGGGCCGCTACCCGCTGGGCCACGGGCTGGCGTACGGGTAG
- a CDS encoding GNAT family N-acetyltransferase, whose product MHYSWPRELSERDMREMIELMDAVAVKEMTLGFYEPVGLEKGLPLMRAFEADLREGAVDLLHVRNDEGRIVGMVTLARAPLPARRHIVEMRRCVVAPDHRGQFLLEGWAEALRKVGEMGCDVITLEVRDDGPSVLWKRLGFREYGRLPDYARADGRPVTGFYMHARLADVTAHFEATGSWLHELGSDRVPVAS is encoded by the coding sequence ATGCACTATTCATGGCCTCGCGAACTGTCCGAGCGGGACATGCGCGAAATGATCGAGCTGATGGACGCCGTCGCGGTCAAGGAGATGACCCTCGGCTTCTACGAACCGGTGGGCCTGGAGAAGGGCCTGCCCCTGATGCGGGCCTTCGAGGCCGACCTGCGCGAGGGCGCCGTCGACCTCCTCCACGTCCGCAACGACGAAGGCCGCATCGTCGGCATGGTGACGCTCGCCCGGGCCCCGCTGCCGGCCCGGCGCCACATCGTCGAAATGCGCCGCTGCGTCGTGGCCCCCGACCACCGCGGGCAGTTCCTGCTCGAAGGCTGGGCCGAGGCCCTGCGCAAGGTCGGCGAGATGGGCTGCGACGTCATCACGCTCGAAGTCCGCGACGACGGCCCCTCCGTGCTCTGGAAGCGCCTGGGCTTCCGCGAGTACGGGCGGCTGCCCGACTACGCCCGCGCCGACGGCCGCCCCGTCACCGGCTTCTACATGCACGCCCGGCTCGCCGACGTCACGGCCCACTTCGAGGCCACCGGCAGCTGGCTGCACGAGCTCGGATCCGACCGCGTCCCGGTCGCGAGCTGA
- a CDS encoding EamA family transporter encodes MRPIHIALAVLVAAVWGFNFVVIEFGLGSFPPLLLSALRFLVAALPAVFFVGRPKVAWKWIIGVGAVLGIAKFGLLFTGMDRGMPAGLSSLVLQVQAVFTAVFAAVVLKERPGRLRIAGMAVAFAGIAVAAVDEGASGPVLGFTLVIAAAACWGVSNVLTRKASPPDALNFMVWVSVVPVLPLAGLSLLLEGPERDLAALRGLDWSGVGVIVYLAWITTVFGFGAWGFLLRTYPASSVAPFSLLVPVFGMSSAALVLGEDVSGLRWVAAVLLVGGVAVTSLVPSKPRAAAPVAAVADPVSDPGSAPAPGAGTAVPLPAVGGR; translated from the coding sequence ATGCGACCCATTCACATCGCCCTGGCGGTCCTCGTGGCCGCGGTATGGGGTTTCAACTTCGTCGTCATCGAGTTCGGCCTCGGATCCTTCCCTCCGCTGCTGCTGTCCGCCCTGCGCTTCCTGGTCGCCGCCCTGCCCGCGGTGTTCTTCGTCGGGCGCCCCAAGGTGGCCTGGAAGTGGATCATCGGGGTCGGCGCGGTCCTCGGGATCGCGAAGTTCGGGCTGCTGTTCACCGGGATGGACCGCGGGATGCCGGCCGGGCTGTCCTCGCTGGTCCTCCAGGTGCAGGCGGTGTTCACGGCCGTGTTCGCGGCGGTCGTGCTCAAGGAGCGGCCCGGGCGGCTGCGGATCGCGGGCATGGCCGTGGCCTTCGCGGGGATCGCGGTGGCCGCCGTGGACGAGGGCGCCTCAGGGCCGGTGCTGGGCTTCACCCTGGTGATCGCGGCCGCCGCGTGCTGGGGCGTGTCCAACGTGCTGACCCGCAAGGCGTCCCCGCCCGACGCGCTGAACTTCATGGTGTGGGTGAGCGTGGTGCCGGTGCTGCCGCTGGCGGGGCTGTCGCTGCTGCTGGAGGGCCCGGAGCGGGACCTCGCGGCGCTGCGCGGGCTCGACTGGAGCGGGGTCGGGGTCATCGTGTACCTCGCCTGGATCACCACGGTGTTCGGCTTCGGGGCGTGGGGGTTCCTGCTGCGCACCTATCCCGCTTCCTCGGTGGCGCCCTTCTCGCTGCTGGTCCCGGTCTTCGGGATGAGCTCGGCGGCGCTGGTGCTGGGCGAGGACGTGAGCGGGCTGCGCTGGGTGGCGGCCGTCCTGCTGGTCGGCGGGGTGGCGGTGACCTCGCTGGTCCCCTCGAAGCCCCGGGCCGCGGCGCCCGTCGCGGCGGTGGCCGACCCCGTGTCGGACCCCGGCTCCGCCCCCGCGCCCGGCGCCGGGACGGCGGTTCCGCTTCCGGCGGTGGGCGGCCGCTGA
- a CDS encoding S28 family serine protease — protein sequence MRKKLGWLLSLAVLIGTAGAAGTTAQAATAAEPSAVTDATATDAKAATEDIKDRILAIPGMSLIEEKPYPGYRFFVLNYEQPVDHRAPWKGTFKQRLTLLHKDVTRPTVFFTSGYNVNTSPRRSEPTTIVDGNQVSLEYRFFTPSRPDPANWSNLDIWQAASDQHRVFTALKKVYKKNWLATGGSKGGMTATYFERFYPRDMDGVVAYVAPNDVVNKEDSAYDRFFAKVGTKECRDKLNAVQREALVRREPLEAKYAVAAAENGWTFTTVGNLDKAYEAVVLDYVWAFWQYSLLADCATIPAAATATDQEIWDTIDAISGFSAYADQGLETYTPYYYQAGTQLGSPDIKQPHLGNLSRYGYQPPRNFVPRDIPMTFQPAAMRDVDTWVKHNANQMLFVYGQNDPWGAEPFHLGYGARDSYVMTAPGANHGANVSKLMDAEKALATEKILKWAGVAPAATPTGAAKAAPLAKPDAQLDQRDIEREPMLRP from the coding sequence ATGCGCAAGAAGCTCGGATGGCTGCTGTCGCTCGCGGTGCTGATCGGCACCGCGGGTGCGGCCGGCACCACGGCGCAAGCGGCCACCGCCGCGGAACCGTCCGCCGTCACGGATGCCACCGCCACGGATGCCAAGGCCGCAACGGAAGACATCAAGGACCGGATCCTCGCGATCCCCGGGATGAGCCTGATCGAGGAGAAGCCGTATCCCGGCTACCGCTTCTTCGTCCTGAACTACGAGCAGCCGGTCGACCACCGCGCGCCGTGGAAGGGCACCTTCAAGCAGCGCCTGACCCTGCTGCACAAGGACGTCACGCGGCCCACGGTGTTCTTCACCTCCGGCTACAACGTCAACACCAGCCCGCGCCGCAGTGAGCCGACGACCATAGTCGACGGCAACCAGGTGTCACTGGAGTACCGATTCTTCACCCCGTCCCGGCCCGATCCGGCGAACTGGTCGAACCTCGACATCTGGCAGGCGGCCAGTGACCAGCACCGCGTCTTCACCGCCCTGAAGAAGGTCTACAAGAAGAACTGGCTGGCCACGGGGGGCAGCAAGGGCGGCATGACGGCCACCTACTTCGAGCGCTTCTACCCGCGGGACATGGACGGCGTCGTCGCGTACGTCGCCCCCAACGACGTGGTGAACAAGGAGGACTCGGCCTACGACCGGTTCTTCGCCAAGGTCGGCACCAAGGAGTGCCGCGACAAGCTGAACGCGGTGCAGCGCGAGGCGCTCGTGCGCCGCGAGCCGCTGGAGGCCAAGTACGCGGTCGCCGCCGCCGAGAACGGCTGGACCTTCACCACCGTCGGCAACCTCGACAAGGCCTACGAGGCCGTCGTGCTCGACTACGTGTGGGCCTTCTGGCAGTACAGCCTGCTCGCCGACTGCGCCACCATCCCGGCCGCCGCCACCGCGACGGACCAGGAGATCTGGGACACGATCGACGCGATCTCCGGCTTCTCGGCCTACGCCGACCAGGGCCTGGAGACGTACACCCCGTACTACTACCAGGCGGGCACCCAGCTCGGTTCCCCCGACATCAAGCAGCCCCACCTGGGCAACCTGAGCCGCTACGGCTACCAGCCGCCGCGCAACTTCGTGCCCCGCGACATCCCGATGACCTTCCAGCCCGCGGCGATGCGGGACGTGGACACCTGGGTGAAGCACAACGCGAACCAGATGCTCTTCGTCTACGGGCAGAACGACCCGTGGGGTGCCGAACCGTTCCACCTCGGCTACGGGGCCCGCGACAGCTACGTGATGACCGCTCCGGGCGCCAACCACGGGGCCAACGTCTCCAAGCTCATGGATGCCGAGAAGGCACTGGCCACCGAGAAGATCCTCAAGTGGGCCGGAGTGGCCCCGGCCGCCACGCCGACCGGTGCGGCGAAGGCGGCGCCGCTGGCGAAGCCGGACGCGCAGCTCGACCAGCGCGACATCGAGCGCGAGCCGATGCTGCGCCCGTAG
- a CDS encoding cysteine hydrolase family protein: MSKIAVLTNDLQYELVEKNPERVAAVEAATPHFTGFLDEMRTRGHHVFHLQLVNDPDDPNAERYDGYLPVQRGTHGADIIEAFLAPEDVVMEKSKDSGFYETDLHDRLQALGVDTVLITGMQTQICVQTTAADAFFRGYNIWVPSDCVVSARLDDKQRALDWLEGYCATVSDSADVIKVLDAEGGLPRKNIKTP, encoded by the coding sequence ATGTCCAAGATCGCCGTCCTGACCAACGACCTCCAGTACGAACTGGTCGAGAAGAACCCGGAGCGCGTCGCCGCCGTCGAGGCCGCGACCCCGCACTTCACCGGCTTCCTCGACGAGATGCGCACCCGCGGCCACCACGTCTTCCACCTGCAGCTGGTCAACGACCCGGACGACCCGAACGCCGAGCGCTACGACGGCTACCTCCCGGTCCAGCGCGGCACCCACGGCGCCGACATCATCGAGGCCTTCCTGGCCCCCGAGGACGTCGTCATGGAGAAGAGCAAGGACTCGGGCTTCTACGAGACCGACCTGCACGACCGCCTCCAGGCCCTCGGCGTGGACACCGTGCTGATCACCGGCATGCAGACGCAGATATGCGTCCAGACCACCGCCGCCGACGCCTTCTTCCGCGGCTACAACATCTGGGTCCCCTCCGACTGCGTCGTCTCGGCCCGCCTGGACGACAAGCAGCGCGCCCTGGACTGGCTGGAGGGCTACTGCGCCACGGTGAGCGACTCCGCCGACGTCATCAAGGTCCTCGACGCCGAGGGCGGGCTGCCCCGCAAGAACATCAAGACCCCGTGA
- the hypE gene encoding hydrogenase expression/formation protein HypE produces the protein MTTSVDPTEFIVLDHGTGAKLSQDLVQLIAATLGDVYVGIMEDSAVLKIEGDRIAMTTDSFVIDPPFFGNGDIGKIAVCGTVNDLAVAGARPKYLTLGMILETGLPVPKLVQVLESIRDTAREAGVQIVGGDTKVVRTGEADQIYLNTAGVGVFEREPLTMTDVRPGDKVILSGPIGNHTVHLLSIREGLGFEQRVDSDCAPLNGLVDTVLSNVAAGAVRSMRDVTRGGLTAVLHEYAHKLGRTIRVAQDDLPIQHETAMAADMLGINPLHCANEGCLAVFVAPEAEADVLAALRSLPYGKHAVTIGEISEETEGLVLLRDKDGRETQLEELLGAELPRLC, from the coding sequence ATGACCACGAGCGTGGATCCCACCGAATTCATCGTCCTCGACCACGGCACCGGCGCGAAGCTCAGCCAGGACCTGGTCCAGCTCATCGCGGCCACCCTCGGCGACGTGTACGTCGGCATCATGGAGGACAGCGCGGTCCTCAAGATCGAGGGCGACCGCATCGCGATGACCACCGACTCCTTCGTGATCGACCCGCCGTTCTTCGGCAACGGGGACATCGGGAAGATCGCGGTCTGCGGCACCGTCAACGACCTGGCCGTCGCCGGCGCCCGGCCCAAGTACCTCACCCTCGGCATGATCCTGGAGACCGGGCTCCCCGTCCCCAAGCTGGTCCAGGTCCTGGAGTCGATCCGCGACACCGCCCGCGAGGCCGGCGTACAGATCGTCGGCGGCGACACCAAGGTGGTCCGCACGGGCGAGGCCGACCAGATCTACCTGAACACCGCGGGCGTCGGGGTCTTCGAGCGCGAGCCGCTCACCATGACCGACGTGCGCCCCGGCGACAAGGTGATCCTCAGCGGCCCCATCGGCAACCACACGGTGCACCTGCTCTCCATCCGCGAGGGCCTCGGCTTCGAGCAGCGGGTGGACAGCGACTGCGCGCCCCTCAACGGCCTGGTCGACACGGTCCTGTCGAACGTCGCGGCGGGCGCCGTCCGCTCGATGCGCGACGTCACCCGCGGCGGCCTGACCGCCGTGCTCCACGAGTACGCCCACAAGCTCGGCCGCACCATCCGCGTCGCCCAGGACGACCTGCCCATCCAGCACGAGACGGCGATGGCCGCGGACATGCTCGGCATCAACCCGCTGCACTGCGCCAACGAGGGCTGCCTCGCGGTCTTCGTGGCCCCGGAGGCGGAGGCCGACGTACTGGCGGCCCTGCGCTCGCTGCCCTACGGGAAGCACGCGGTCACCATCGGCGAGATCTCCGAGGAAACCGAAGGTCTGGTGCTGCTGCGCGACAAGGACGGCCGCGAGACCCAGCTGGAGGAACTCCTCGGCGCCGAACTTCCCCGGCTCTGCTGA
- a CDS encoding helix-turn-helix transcriptional regulator translates to MDLSEVDAAATALDELGLLSTCPVTGIYTPYPVDHARIKVLNPAQHSLNATQTHLDQLRGDLDELTLTTAHLQDDTALELVPGVGDVRKLIAGLADGARTEVLTSQPGGARDEEVLQESLERTERLLERGVRMRTLYQHTARFSPATASFVGRVTPLGAEVCTLAHGFPRCIIFDEEVAILPLSDGSHGAAISRNSHLVSFLVEAFERAWSAAEKFTAEDDRPARAAITSDIQQTIVSLLIQGESDNRIAHVVGISLRNCQRHIANIMKSIGARNRLHAGYLLGKEPFNGV, encoded by the coding sequence ATGGACCTCTCGGAGGTGGACGCGGCCGCGACCGCCCTCGACGAGCTGGGGCTGCTGAGCACGTGCCCCGTGACCGGCATCTACACCCCGTACCCCGTGGACCACGCGCGCATCAAGGTCCTCAATCCGGCGCAGCACAGTCTGAACGCGACCCAGACGCACCTCGATCAACTACGCGGAGACTTGGATGAGTTGACCCTGACGACGGCGCACCTGCAGGACGACACCGCACTGGAGCTGGTCCCGGGCGTGGGGGACGTGCGCAAGCTCATCGCCGGCCTCGCGGACGGCGCGCGCACCGAGGTACTGACCTCCCAGCCCGGCGGGGCCCGGGACGAGGAGGTGCTCCAGGAGAGCCTGGAACGCACCGAACGGCTGCTGGAACGCGGCGTGCGGATGCGGACCCTGTACCAGCACACGGCCCGGTTCAGCCCGGCCACGGCGTCCTTCGTCGGGCGGGTCACGCCGCTCGGCGCGGAGGTGTGCACGCTCGCCCACGGATTTCCGCGCTGCATCATCTTCGACGAGGAAGTGGCGATCCTGCCGCTCTCGGACGGATCCCACGGAGCCGCCATATCGAGAAACAGCCACCTCGTATCGTTTCTCGTGGAGGCTTTCGAGCGGGCTTGGAGCGCGGCCGAGAAATTCACCGCGGAGGACGACCGGCCGGCCCGCGCGGCCATTACCTCCGACATTCAGCAGACCATCGTCTCCCTGCTCATCCAGGGAGAATCGGACAACCGAATCGCTCATGTCGTCGGGATATCGCTGCGCAATTGCCAGCGCCACATCGCGAACATCATGAAGAGCATCGGCGCCCGCAACCGGCTGCACGCCGGATATCTGCTGGGCAAGGAGCCCTTCAACGGCGTCTGA
- a CDS encoding LysR family transcriptional regulator, translated as MLDLSRLRALHAVSVHGSVGAAAAALGYTPSAVSQQIAKLERETRTTLLERHGRGVALTEEAKLLAATAQQLMDISEQAETALEESRGQPVGRLRVAAFASAARGLLPGVLADLARRHPALEVRLTEINPHLSMDLVSRGVTDLAVTHDWDIAPLPAPEGVEQAVIGDDRCDLLVPAGHPFTSRTVIHRSDLGGQRWVCQPPGRVCHDWLVRTLRTAGFEPDITHVAEENHTIVSLVAAGLGVAVVPRLGTGTLPPGAVAVPLEPGPVRRLYALWRTGAARRPAITETVRTLREHWPLVAPRPGDSASVPRSGGPAPQ; from the coding sequence ATGCTCGACCTCTCCCGGCTCCGCGCCCTGCACGCCGTCTCCGTCCACGGCTCGGTCGGCGCCGCCGCGGCCGCCCTCGGGTACACCCCCTCCGCCGTCTCCCAGCAGATCGCCAAGCTGGAACGGGAGACCCGCACCACCCTGCTCGAACGCCACGGCCGCGGGGTCGCCCTCACCGAGGAGGCCAAACTGCTGGCCGCCACGGCCCAGCAGCTCATGGACATCTCGGAGCAGGCGGAGACCGCGCTGGAGGAGTCCCGCGGCCAGCCCGTCGGCCGGCTGCGGGTCGCCGCCTTCGCCTCGGCCGCCCGTGGCCTGCTGCCCGGGGTCCTCGCGGACCTGGCCCGGCGTCACCCGGCCCTGGAAGTACGGCTCACGGAGATCAATCCGCACCTGTCGATGGACCTCGTCTCGCGCGGGGTCACCGACCTGGCCGTGACCCACGACTGGGACATCGCCCCGCTGCCCGCCCCCGAGGGCGTGGAGCAGGCGGTGATCGGGGACGACCGCTGCGACCTCCTGGTGCCCGCCGGACACCCCTTCACCTCCCGCACCGTCATCCACCGCTCGGACCTGGGCGGGCAGCGCTGGGTGTGCCAGCCGCCCGGCCGGGTCTGCCACGACTGGCTGGTGCGGACCCTGCGCACGGCCGGGTTCGAGCCCGACATCACGCACGTCGCCGAGGAGAACCACACCATCGTCTCGCTGGTCGCCGCCGGGCTCGGGGTGGCCGTCGTACCGCGGCTGGGCACCGGGACGCTGCCGCCCGGCGCGGTGGCCGTACCGCTGGAGCCGGGCCCCGTACGCCGGTTGTACGCCCTGTGGCGGACAGGGGCGGCCCGCCGGCCGGCGATCACCGAGACCGTACGGACCCTGCGCGAACACTGGCCCCTGGTCGCCCCCCGTCCGGGGGACTCCGCGAGTGTCCCCCGCTCCGGAGGCCCCGCCCCGCAGTAG